In the genome of Tannockella kyphosi, one region contains:
- a CDS encoding glycosyltransferase, giving the protein MNILIYYHDEICPNHGGIQRMSSNLAEELIKKGHAVYFLSNKENGVSEDSGSVCEKFFIQTDTFCDLESTKFVKNLMISKGIDIVLNQSHRYTDFIKYVKINFDIPIVTAFHLAPYHQVAIEKNGLNKLANFFSIEQALNLKRIIGRPYKIFMAKKSIRRLFKDMYNNSDKIVVLSSGFESDFSEVIGENSGKIVSISNFTTFSPNAVEKSILINKEKTILFVGRLTFSDKRVDRLILIWGKIYRKYPEWKLKILGDGPEKERIQKYIDRKNIQNIELVGFVKPEQEYKNASILCMTSSCEGLPMVLVEAGNYGCVPMAFECSSSLKDVIDHKKNGILVAPFDMKKYQEELEMLIGNTEYREQLQNEVLLVNEKFDKDRIILKWETLFSELLEQKK; this is encoded by the coding sequence ATGAATATACTGATTTATTATCATGATGAAATATGCCCCAATCATGGAGGAATACAGCGAATGTCCAGTAACTTGGCTGAAGAATTAATTAAGAAGGGACATGCCGTATACTTCCTATCTAACAAGGAAAATGGAGTTAGTGAGGATAGTGGGTCAGTTTGTGAAAAGTTCTTTATACAAACTGATACGTTTTGTGATTTAGAATCAACTAAATTTGTTAAGAATTTAATGATTTCAAAGGGAATAGATATTGTTTTAAATCAGTCTCATCGCTACACAGACTTCATTAAATATGTAAAAATCAATTTTGATATACCAATAGTAACAGCGTTTCATTTGGCACCGTACCATCAAGTAGCAATTGAAAAAAATGGTTTAAATAAACTTGCAAACTTTTTTTCAATAGAACAAGCTTTAAACCTTAAAAGGATTATTGGTAGGCCATATAAAATATTTATGGCAAAAAAGAGTATTCGGAGACTTTTCAAAGACATGTATAATAACAGCGATAAAATTGTTGTTTTGTCTAGTGGATTTGAAAGTGATTTTTCCGAAGTGATTGGGGAAAACTCGGGAAAGATTGTTTCTATCTCAAATTTTACAACATTCTCCCCCAATGCTGTAGAGAAAAGCATTTTAATTAATAAAGAAAAAACAATTCTATTCGTAGGGAGATTAACTTTTTCAGACAAGAGAGTTGATAGGCTAATATTAATTTGGGGGAAAATTTATAGAAAATATCCTGAATGGAAATTAAAGATACTAGGAGATGGACCTGAAAAAGAGAGAATACAAAAATATATAGATCGGAAGAATATTCAAAATATTGAATTGGTGGGGTTTGTGAAGCCAGAACAAGAATATAAAAATGCATCAATTCTTTGCATGACATCATCTTGTGAAGGACTGCCGATGGTATTGGTGGAAGCAGGAAACTATGGTTGTGTGCCAATGGCATTTGAATGTTCTTCATCACTAAAAGATGTCATTGACCACAAAAAGAATGGAATACTGGTGGCTCCATTTGACATGAAAAAATATCAAGAAGAGTTAGAAATGTTAATTGGGAATACGGAATATAGAGAGCAACTTCAAAACGAAGTGCTGCTAGTGAATGAAAAATTCGATAAGGATAGAATTATATTAAAGTGGGAAACGCTCTTTAGTGAGCTGCTAGAACAAAAAAAATAA